The following proteins are co-located in the Anoplopoma fimbria isolate UVic2021 breed Golden Eagle Sablefish chromosome 18, Afim_UVic_2022, whole genome shotgun sequence genome:
- the serac1 gene encoding protein SERAC1 — MSGAALRLIRCRRLSTAGPGVKKVLQSKHLRKVAKVTGAVVSGGCLFITYEVVALDKAVTIDTSAILQEKYKSYIYLKATPSDEKENLTAGLTHKARRELHKAARRFMEISSRVLLQSLDEHFSHVDADPHEVALWVLLKRTGSANKAIRLQAVQELAENHHWHDYQYQTAAQVIDQRTAVGLARTPQVDLRFFLRSPALPHLEDGLSAEDGLRQLLASLPQSEVDKCVQYFTSLALRESTQSLAAQRGGLWCFGGNGLPYAQSLTSVPSEKVESFCLQALVQHSKVQSHCDHIVANGGLQLLQRVYQLRKDSLKIQRNIVRIIGNLALNENVHQAISQSGWVLALAEMMQSPHVMQASHAARALANLDSEAVKEKYQDGVYILHPQTRGNQPIKADVLFIHGILGAAFKTWRQKDPNISDEEKEAESREDYTECWPKSWLAADCPNLRVLSVEYDSHLSDWVAKCPAENQRKSLAYRSRELLKKLKLAGVGERPVVWVAHSMGGLLVKKMLLDASEDPDMQGLLKNTKGIMFYSVPHHGTFMAEYSVNVRYLLFPSVEVRELCKDSPALRSLNENFLNMAKEKEFKVLSFAETLPTNIGPMIKILVVPPQSANLGIGELIEVDVDHLNICKPEKKDSFLYKRSLQFILEALQSYISQ, encoded by the exons GGCTGTGACCATTGACACCAGTGCAATTCTTCAGGAGAAGTACAAGTCTTACATCTATCTTAAAGCCACTCCCTCAGATGAAAAGGAGAACCTCACTGCAG GGCTTACACACAAAGCAAGGAGGGAACTTCATAAAGCAGCAAGGCGGTTCATGGAAATATCATCTAGGGTTTTGCTGCAATCACTAGACG AGCACTTCAGCCATGTTGATGCAGACCCACACGAGGTGGCATTATGGGTCTTACTGAAGAGAACAGGGTCAGCCAATAAAGCCATCAGACTACAAGCTGTTCAGGAGCTTGCAGAAAATCACCACTGGCACG ACTACCAGTACCAGACAGCAGCCCAGGTTATAGACCAGCGAACAGCAGTGGGCCTGGCCCGGACTCCTCAGGTAGACCTTCGATTCTTCCTGCGCTCACCTGCACTGCCTCACCTGGAGGAT GGTTTGTCGGCAGAGGATGGACTGAGGCAGCTGCTGGCGTCTCTGCCTCAGTCTGAGGTGGACAAATGTGTTCAGTACTTTACCTCACTGGCCCTCAGAGAGAGCACCCAGTCCTTGGCAGCACAACGG GGTGGTCTGTGGTGTTTCGGAGGTAATGGGCTACCTTACGCACAGAGCCTCACCTCGGTTCCCTCTGAGAAGGTGGAATCCTTCTGCCTACAGGCACTGGTACAGCACTCAAAG GTCCAGAGCCACTGTGACCACATAGTTGCCAACGGGggtctgcagctcctccagaggGTTTATCAGCTTCGTAAAGACTCCCTGAAGATTCAGAGGAACATTGTCCGTATCATAGGAAATTTGGCACTCAATGAGAATGTTCACCAGGCCATATCCCAGTCCG GCTGGGTATTGGCCCTGGCTGAGATGATGCAGTCTCCTCATGTCATGCAGGCGTCTCATGCAGCCCGCGCTCTGGCCAACCTGGATAGTGAGGCGGTGAAAGAGAAATACCAAGACGGCGTTTATATCCTTCACCCACAAACACGTGGCAA CCAGCCAATCAAGGCAGACGTGCTCTTCATCCATGGGATTCTTGGGGCAGCTTTTAAGACGTGGAGGCAGAAGGACCCAAATATTTCAGACgaagagaaagaggcagaaagcagGGAGGACTACACAGAGTGCTGGCCAAAG TCGTGGTTGGCTGCCGACTGTCCAAATCTGAGAGTACTATCAGTGGAGTATGATAGTCACCTCAGTGACTGGGTGGCAAAGTGTCCCGCTGAGAATCAGAG GAAGTCCTTGGCCTACAGAAGTCGTGAGCTACTTAAGAAGTTAAAACTTGCAGGAGTTGGAGAGAGGCCTGTGGTTTGGGTAGCCCACAGTATGGGAG GATTGCTTGTGAAGAAAATGCTGCTGGATGCCTCAGAAGACCCAGATATGCAAGGACTGTTAAAGAACACCAAGGGCATTATGTTCTACAGCGTTCCTCACCATGGCACCTTTATGGCAGAGTACTCGGTCAATGTCAGATatcttctctttccctctgtagAAGTCAGAGAACTTTGTAAAG ACTCACCAGCACTGCGCAGCCTCAATGAGAACTTCCTGAACATGGCCAAGGAAAAGGAATTCAAAGTGCTGAGCTTTGCAGAGACGCTGCCAACAAACATTGGTCCCATGATCAAGATACTGGTGGTACCACCACAGTCAGCAA ATCTTGGCATTGGGGAGCTCATCGAGGTGGACGTAGATCATCTCAACATCTGCAAGCCAGAGAAGAAGGACTCATTTCTTTACAAGCGCAGCCTTCAGTTCATCCTGGAAGCACTGCAGAGCTATATCAgccaataa
- the gtf2h5 gene encoding general transcription factor IIH subunit 5, protein MVNVHKGVLVECDPAMKQFLLYLDEKMALGKKFILKDLDDTHVFILAEVVQTLQERVGELMDQNSFTATQK, encoded by the exons ATGGTCAACGTACACAAAGGTGTCCTTGTTGAATG TGATCCTGCCATGAAACAGTTCCTCCTCTACCTGGATGAAAAGATGGCCCTGGGAAAGAAGTTCATCCTCAAGGACCTTGACGACACACACGTCTTCATCCTCGCAGAGGTGGTTCAGACCCTGCAGGAGAGAGTTGGCGAGTTAATGGACCAGAATTCATTCACCGCCACGCAGAAATAA